The sequence ACCGTGGCTGATACTAACTAACTAAATAAATAGatgaaagggaaaaaaaaagctCTTGAATCGTTGTACATTTTTCAAGATTTCTTCTCGTGTGTGTTATTCGTTCAAGATTTCTTCTCGTGTGACACCAAAAATAAAtcttgataaaataaataaataatgaaacaatatttttttttcaaacaaataGAATTCCTGAAGGCCAAGAAAACAGGCAACAATCCGCAAAAGTAGGCTCCATACACGTGTTTTCACGCTCACCTCATTGTCACACAACGGGCGTCTACAGACAATGCAATCTTGTATCTGCATCTGTGGAACACAGCAGTGTTTATTAATTTCTTCTCCGTATAAtcctttttttatgatttaaacttTTTTACCTGTGATTTACTATTTTTGGGCTGAGCAAGAATTTCCCAGATTTTGTGGGGTGTTGAAAAAAAGTTATTAGAAAACAAAAGttgtatattttttctcttACTTTTTGTGGGCAAATATTGGGAGGGCCTTCGCAGCTCCCCATTGGACTTGAGGCTTTTCTTGGTGTTTCTGGTGACTCTTGGTACGCTTTCTCTCTTTTTATGGTGCATTTTCTTGGTTGGGAATTTTTCGGTTTAATTGGGTCCGGAATTATTTTAGTTGTACCTTTttgtttattgttattattaagaatataatattgattaaattCTTGAGATGCATTGGATTTGGGATTGGATTTGGCGCATCTTTGGTTGGTTGCTAAATGGATTCTGATGTTATCAGTAATTATCTGCTTGTCGTTGAAGATTCTTGCATGCAGTTTGAGACCAAGATTTTATTGAGAATATAAACGAACCGTTGAATTAGATTAttgttgttttctttttattgatTGTTATTTTCATATGATAGAGAAAATAATTGAATAACTTTGTCAGGATATTCAGTTTCGCTTTAGGAAGGTGTTTTCTTTGGGATGACATACATAATTGACGTATTTCATCTTTTCGTGTTTTCAAAGGGATTTCAAATTGTCATTCTTTCTCCTTTTCATGGTGATTAACCTTTGTAATCTATTCAATTCGTAGTTTTTGTAGGCATTGAATTGATACTAATTTTTTGGTCTTGTTGAATTCTTGTTTTTGCGAGAGTTTTGTTCTCTTTTcacttgagttcttgtttgaCTCTCCTCTCAGCATTTGGTTAGAATGGAGGGTGCTAAAGAGTTTCAAGCTAATGCACCTCCATATTCTTCGCCTCCTCCTGTATTTTCATCTCCAAATGATGAGGGTCTATCAGTTGGTGTTGCACCAACGATCCAAGGGGGGAATGTAGAATCCAATGTGTCTACAGAAGCACCTGAAAGCCCCAACAATAGTAACACCACGATTAGACCGAAAATAGTTGCTAGGCCATCTCCTGAGGATGGTTATATTGCTCCCGTTTCATCCCCTCGAGGGAGAAATGGTAGCATTGGGCGGTCCCGTCTGAAAGTACCCTCAATTTCTAGTGGGAGTTCAAAATCTGCACAACAGTTTAAACTTCCCAGTAGTTCAGAGTTTGAAAGAGGTCAAATCGACACAGCAGCCCCTTTTGAATCCGTGAAAGCTGCTGTTTCGAAGTTCGGAGGGATTGTCGACTGGAAAGCTCACCGTGTGCAGACAGTGGAGGTATAATCTTGTTTTTAATGTCTGTTACCTTTCATCTTATGTGTATTTTTACGTTTCTTGTGACATGAGATTTGTTTAGCTCTAAATAATTCTGGTTGTCCATTCAGAGACGTAAAATCATCGATCAAGAATTGGAGAAAGCCCGGGATGAGATACCATTGTGCAAGAAACAATCTGAAGCCGCTGAAGAGGCAAAAACACAAGTTCTGAAAGAGCTAGACGACACTAAAAGGCTAATAGAAGAATTAAAGCTTAATCTTGAACGAGCTCAAACCAATGAACAACAGGCAAAACAGGATTCTGAACTTGCAAAGCTCAGAGTCGAAGAATTGGAACAAGGGATTGCTGATGAAGTCAGCTTTGCTGCCAAGGCGCAGGTCGAGGTCGCCAAAGCAAGGCATGCGGCTGCTGTTTCAGAGCTTCAGACTGTTAAAGATCAATTGGAACAACTAAGAAAAGACTACACGTTGTTGGTTGCCGAGAAAGATGCCGCTGTGAAAAAAGCAGAAGAAGCTGTCTCTCTGTCTAAAGAAATCGAAAAATCAGTTGAGGACCTGACTATCGAACTTATTACAGCCAAGGAATCATTGGAATCTGCTAAAGGGGCACATCTGGAAGCAGAGGAACTTAGAGCCAGAGCAGTTATGGCAAAAGAACAGGATACTCTTATCTGCGAGAAGGAATTGGAACAGGCTGAGGGGGAGCTTGAGAAACTGAATCAGAAAATATTATCCGTGAAGGATCTCAAATTAAAGTTGGATTCTGCGACGACATTGCTGCAAGATTTGAAAGATGAATTGGCTGCTTACATGGAATCACTAGTAAAGATTGAAACTGGTGAAGGAGGAACTTCAGAAGTTGGGCTCGAGGAACTGAAAAAAACCCGTGCTGATATTGAGGTGGCCATTGATGGAACAAAGAATGAGCTTGAAGAAGTGAAGGTAAACATCCAGAAAGCGACTGATGAAGTCAAGATCTTGAAGGTGGCTGCTTCATCATTGAATTTGGAACTGGAAAAAGCAAAATTGGAAGCAGCCGCTCTTAAACAAAGGGAAGGAATGGCGTCAATTGCAGTTGGATCTCTGGAAGCTGAGCTGAAAAGGACAAAGTCAGAAATAGCTCTTGGtcaaaagaaagagaaagagGAAAGAGAGAAGCTGTTGGACCTTCCAAAGCAAGTACAAGAGGTGGCTCAAGAGGCGGAACGAGTAAAGGAACTTGCAGAAACAGCTCGGGAAGAGCTTCGAAAGGCCAAGGAAGAAGCGGAACAAGCAAAGGCGGTAGCAAGTACCTTGGAAAGTAGATTACGTGCTACTCAAAAAGAAATTGAAGCTGCGAAGGCCTCTGAGAAATTGGCACTGGCAGCTATTAATGCATTGGAGGAGAGCGAATCTGCTAATGGGAAGAACGATGGTGAGGATTCACCAACGGGAGTAACACTTTCTTTGGAAGAATACTATGAGCTTAGCAAGAAAGCCCATGAAGCAGAGGAGCAGGCAAACCTACGGATAGCAGCTGCTCTTTCTCAAGTTGAGGTAGCAAAAGAATCTGAGGCAAGGAGTTTGAAAAGGCTAGAGGAAGTCAATCTTGAATTGTCCGAAAGAAAGAATGCTCTAAAAGCTTCTCTGCAGAGGGCCGAGAATGCGACTGAAGGAAAATTGGGAGTCGAACAAGAGCTAAGAACTTGGAGGTCTGAGCACGAGCATAGGCGGAAAGCTGGAGAATCCATTTCTGCAGCAGGGAGCTTGGATAAAAGTTCGAGAGCAAGCTTTGAGGAGAAAAAAGAATCCAAGAATGCTATAAGCTCACCCGATTCTTCTACACACTGGAGGACAAGTCAAAGTTCATTTACGAGTAACACGGAGACGAATCCATCTCCAGAAATAAGAGTTaccaagaaaaagaagaaatcatTCTTCCCTCGAGTCTTTATGTTCTTGGCCAGAAAGAAGTCACATTCATCAAAATCATAGTAAACATCAGTTTATACAGTAAGAAACGTGGTGTTGATTGTACATGGTGGGATGGTTTTCTGTAATCCTAAATGGCAAATTTTGCTCTGAAAGACAGAATAATTGGAGGGagttcaattttttaattttatttgtacTTCATGCGATTCTTGAATACAATTGATTCTTTTCCGTTTTTACATACTGTCAATTTTCTTGCATTGGAGGTCAAATCTACCTATTCAATCTTTTTTTATCGATCGGTTAATTAACTAAGATTTTTATATCATCTACGAATCAAAACTCTCTTCGTCCATGTATTCTACATCAAACAAGTCAAAATTCTATTCCGGCATCGGTTTTACATACAAAGAGGGCaatttaattttatacaaaatataacacTCATTTCTAACTGATCTTTTACTTCGAGCTTCActaaaaaataaatcttttgAATCTTccttattatttaatttcatcaaatttgttgatatatatatatatatatatatacactagaaataatgcacgtgTGTTGCACGTGGGAAACATATGTTGATGTAATTagaatttcaaattaaattagttaactcaataaaagataatgataatagtattgtaaattttgacaattcgtgttaattagcatgtgtaactaatttgaaaaaaaacatatttgtttaatttttaaaaaaagatttgaactaataaaatttttctcatatcttttttatcatattgttatcttttgttatttgtcatatcCTCTggaataatgcatatattttattataatattcaattattacaatctttttCGACAATCAataatatgcaattttttatttacaatgttgtttgattattattttctttcatgtaaattgacaataATTTCTACTGGATGTTTTTACTTTCCTAATCACCTTTAgtttattagacacttatacttgataacatataaactacacattaatattaggggtgagcaaaatttcggttaaaccgaattaaccgaccgaactgAGTCAGTTCGGAAATTCGGTTCAGttatttcggaaattcggttttcaaattaaaaaaattcggttatatgggttaattcggttcggttacggtttttgaaattttgaaatcggctaaccaaattaaccgatataataaatactattatttaataaatttttattatttatcaattttaatatatttttaaatttttaattttaaaatcagccctaattctaaagaaaaatttgcgatgtatgtgattttatgtttttatgtatttgtgtagattgtagtgttcaaaaaaattacatatataattaaagttaaatcacaaatttttttaaaacaataataggTTAATTCGGTCACCAACCAAATTAACCcattttaattcggttcggttttcatgGGTTACGAAAATTAATTCGGTtggttcggttattgctaaatattttaGTTCGGTCCGTttatgactaattcggttcggtcggtaacagaaccgaccgaatgctcacccctaattattataacaattaatctatcatcacataaaaagtactgatagattgatttttaaaaaatatttattaaatgttgtcatttatttgcaatttataataataatatttttgacaataaatcatctttttactgactcttatgacacttattttaTTGGTATTACCTCCagagaaataatatatttaatttttctaattgtttaaatatcttaacgaGAACATTTGTGtatatcttgagaaaaattcattgcatttataaagtttgaacagtaaatataactttatagtatacatttaatttagcaactgaattcattgtatgacaaacacttcttccatttctatttttctgtgtaacccaaaagagttaatatttttttctcttttgtcttctccaactcactgtaaaaagttataaaaaaatatttatatctagaaaaatatttttatttaatgttcttcttgtctatatatttggttatatgtgaacatatattctacttcattgtcttaattgtcatatatatttactatataatttgtgtacattgaatatgaatatgttcattttgtagttttttattacctggacttaggttgatatattaatatgtgatatacatagatNTACTATTATACCATGCAAGAAGTAGTAATAATATTTGGTTAAGACAATTCAAAAATTGTAGTAAACCTCATTCAAATTTACCACTAAATGGTTTTCATAGTGTAATCATTTCTCACTTTTAACCTCCATAGTTATGGGTAATACATGCACCATAATTCTCCTTGAAGCTCCTCAGCCCATATTGCTAGCAAATAAACGTGAATAGACAGCAAGAAGGAGAAAATGTATCGGCTAGCAAGAGGAATGAGAATCATTTCAAATTGCATTCAAAGCCTACACTTGTAATTCCCACCTTAATGCATATAATGACACCTTTTAACACTCACCTTCATTGTCTAGCAAACCCACACTCTCACCcttgaaaaatatcagaaaatagcAGCTTAGATTCGTGAGTTAGTAGCTGGAATAAAAGAATAATAGCAGCTACAGCAAGGTGAAGAAACAATTCAATTCCCATTCAAATTCTCACTTGTAACTCTCAACTAAATGCAATTCAAGACTTATTTAACACCTCTTATATCATTCACCTTCCCTACCTAGCCTTCCCCCACCCTTACATTCGAAATATCAGAAAGAACCAACTGTTGAAATCGTGAAAACAGCAAAGGAAATCCAACACCGACTCCGCCGCACGTATTCGTCGTAATGATTTGTTTtgttcaaaacaaatttcaggcatgtatatattgtttctttgctcttcaatcaagtcctataaatatttttaaacattatatgttCAGGATTCATGAGGTAAAATCgaaatttgacagcaacaatTTCTAAAAATCTGCACAGGTTCTCGGCCATGTGTTCATGTTTCACGTTTgtaatgttttgttgatttcaggggttgcttcgattccaggctctcaaggctgcttctaggaatgttttagagtgtgttagggtgttattggtCCATTGGGTTACATCCATACACGCACAAACAAAGATATGACAGCAACATTTTTATGAGCACAGAATTTTGGGGTCACAGTTTCTGTCATTAGATTGTTTACAggggtgttcgaatcttggctgtcctagggactgtagccatCATTAGagcccttccttatcatgtctaggacgtgaccaaatcaTCTTTTCAAAGCTTGTTTCATAGATCCCTCAGATTTTTACAGAAACATGACAAGTGCTCTTCGGTTttcaaaatctgatttttggtGTGAGTAACTTTCGGTTTTTTGGAGATGTTGGATGAAttgtggttggctcctagcccgtagccatggtttatacaacactccatcatgtctagaccGAGCCATGGTCgctcaaatggccattggaacgatacAAGACAACAAAACAATGCAATACATCACACTATACAGAAAGTGGCTCTCTCGGTTTTGAGCTGTGagtgtcctaggtgtttgcttggtttgtggttggcttttagcccttagccatggtccaagccatgtctaaggatgttggtaagagtctctagTCGATGTTTCAAGCAAATAACCGTTTGTTTCAGAGTTTCACCCTAAATAAGCAACACAGCCGCTGCtgtaatttatgtttttgacaGCAGCCTTGGGTCACGGTTTTGGTGTTTGTTtaagttcttggttggcttttagcccatggccttggactggacactaccttaatgagNTAAACAAACACCAAAACCGTGACCCAAGGCTGCtgtcaaaaacataaattacaGCAGCGGCTGTGTTGCTTATTTAGGGTGAAACTCTGAAACAAACGGTTATTTGCTTGAAACATCGActagagactcttaccaacatccttagacatggcttggaccatggctaagggctaaaagccaaccacaaaccaagcaaacacctaggacactCACAGCTCAAAACCGAGAGAGCCACTTTCTGTATAGTGTGATGTATTGCATTGTTTTGTTGTCTTgtatcgttccaatggccatttgagcGACCATGGCTCggtctagacatgatggagtgttgtataaaccatggctacgggctaggagccaaccacaaTTCATCCAACATCTCCAAAAAACCGAAAGTTACTCACaccaaaaatcagattttgaaAACCGAAGAGCACTTGTCATGTTTCTGTAAAAATCTGAGGGATCTATGAAACAAGCTTTGAAAAGAtgatttggtcacgtcctagacatgataaggaagggctCTAATGatggctacagtccctaggacagccaagattcgaacaccccTGTAAACAATCTAATGACAGAAACTGTGACCCCAAAATTCTGTGCTCATAAAAATGTTGCTGTCATATCTTTGTTTGTGCGTGTATGGATGTAACCCAATGGaccaataacaccctaacacactctaaaacattcctagaagcagccttgagagcctggaatcgaagcaacccctgaaatcaacaaaacattacAAACGTGAAACATGAACACATGGCCGAGAACCTGTGCAGATTTTTNCACAGTGACAAAACATAAGGTGAGAccaaatgaaatatttatatatatgagtctcattcaacttagctcattataatatttttattaactcactttgtccttcgtttttacttcactaacattgcagtg comes from Primulina huaijiensis isolate GDHJ02 chromosome 2, ASM1229523v2, whole genome shotgun sequence and encodes:
- the LOC140967782 gene encoding protein WEAK CHLOROPLAST MOVEMENT UNDER BLUE LIGHT 1-like: MEGAKEFQANAPPYSSPPPVFSSPNDEGLSVGVAPTIQGGNVESNVSTEAPESPNNSNTTIRPKIVARPSPEDGYIAPVSSPRGRNGSIGRSRLKVPSISSGSSKSAQQFKLPSSSEFERGQIDTAAPFESVKAAVSKFGGIVDWKAHRVQTVERRKIIDQELEKARDEIPLCKKQSEAAEEAKTQVLKELDDTKRLIEELKLNLERAQTNEQQAKQDSELAKLRVEELEQGIADEVSFAAKAQVEVAKARHAAAVSELQTVKDQLEQLRKDYTLLVAEKDAAVKKAEEAVSLSKEIEKSVEDLTIELITAKESLESAKGAHLEAEELRARAVMAKEQDTLICEKELEQAEGELEKLNQKILSVKDLKLKLDSATTLLQDLKDELAAYMESLVKIETGEGGTSEVGLEELKKTRADIEVAIDGTKNELEEVKVNIQKATDEVKILKVAASSLNLELEKAKLEAAALKQREGMASIAVGSLEAELKRTKSEIALGQKKEKEEREKLLDLPKQVQEVAQEAERVKELAETAREELRKAKEEAEQAKAVASTLESRLRATQKEIEAAKASEKLALAAINALEESESANGKNDGEDSPTGVTLSLEEYYELSKKAHEAEEQANLRIAAALSQVEVAKESEARSLKRLEEVNLELSERKNALKASLQRAENATEGKLGVEQELRTWRSEHEHRRKAGESISAAGSLDKSSRASFEEKKESKNAISSPDSSTHWRTSQSSFTSNTETNPSPEIRVTKKKKKSFFPRVFMFLARKKSHSSKS